From Xyrauchen texanus isolate HMW12.3.18 chromosome 12, RBS_HiC_50CHRs, whole genome shotgun sequence, one genomic window encodes:
- the LOC127652916 gene encoding synaptotagmin-2-like isoform X2, with the protein MRFVSMQHRERRAAEPEEEPKPPPLPPPSHHSHNFINMKNKFFNELGHLPMPMWAIGAIVVVVLALVGCFAFCIYKKCLGGKKKAKKVRERKGGRRRVKKEGEEEAGEEQNKEGEAEGEKEFYGKLEYSLDYNFTENQLIVGILQAQDLPAMDIGGTSDPYVKVYMLPDKKKKFETKIQRKNLCPVFNETFIFKIPFNDLAGQTLVLQVFDFDRFGKHDVIGEIKIPMNSIDLGQPIHEWRDLVGGEKEEQEKLGDICISLRYVPTSGKLTVCIMEAKNLKKMDVGGLSDPFVKIVLQHNGKRIKKKKTTVKQNTLNPYFNESFSFEIPFGQIQKVQVLITVYDYDKLGSNDPIGKCWIGFGASGVGLRHWSDMLANPRRPVAQWHTLQPEEEVDAALKAPIR; encoded by the exons ATGCGATTTGTCAGCATGCAGCATCGTGAGCGGAGGGCAGCGGAGCCAGAGGAGGAGCCTAAACCCCCTCCCCTGCCCCCTCCCTCTCATCACTCCCATAACTTTATAAATATGAAGAACAAGTTTTTTAATGAGCTTGGGCACTTACCAA TGCCCATGTGGGCTATTGGAGCCATAGTTGTGGTTGTGCTTGCCTTGGTAGGCTGCTTTGCTTTCTGCATCTATAAGAAGTGCTTGGGAGGGAAGAAGAAAGCAAAAAAAGTCAGAGAAAGGAAGGGAGGACGCAGAAGGGTGAAAAAGGAGGGAGAGGAAGAAGCAGGAGAG GAACAAAATAAGGAGGGAGAAGCCGAGGGTGAGAAAGAGTTTTATGGAAAGTTGGAGTACTCTCTGGATTATAACTTCACTGAAAATCAG CTCATTGTTGGCATTTTGCAAGCCCAAGACCTTCCTGCCATGGATATAGGTGGAACCTCTGACCCCTATGTCAAAGTTTATATGCTACCAGACAAGAAAAAGAAATTTGAGACTAAAATCCAGCGCAAGAATCTGTGTCCTGTTTTCAATGAGACGTTCATCTTCAAG ATCCCTTTTAATGATCTAGCTGGACAGACCCTGGTCCTGCAGGTGTTTGACTTTGACCGCTTTGGTAAACATGATGTAATTGGAGAGATCAAAATCCCCATGAACAGTATAGATCTGGGCCAGCCCATACATGAATGGAGAGACCTGGTTGGAGGAGAGAAAGAGGAG CAAGAAAAGCTGGGTGACATCTGTATCTCCCTGCGCTATGTGCCCACCTCAGGGAAGCTCACTGTCTGTATCATGGAAGCCAAGAACCTCAAAAAGATGGATGTGGGTGGTTTATCAG ATCCCTTTGTGAAAATAGTGTTGCAACACAATGGAAAGCGTATTAAGAAGAAGAAGACAACCGTTAAGCAGAACACACTGAACCCCTACTTTAATGAGAGCTTCAGCTTTGAAATTCCCTTCGGTCAGATACAG AAGGTCCAGGTGCTGATCACTGTCTATGATTATGATAAACTGGGAAGCAACGATCCGATTGGGAAGTGCTGGATCGGGTTCGGTGCTAGTGGGGTGGGTCTGCGCCATTGGTCAGACATGCTAGCCAATCCCAGACGTCCTGTGGCACAGTGGCACACCCTTCAGCCTGAAGAAGAAGTAGACGCTGCCCTCAAGGCACCTATCCGCTAA
- the LOC127652916 gene encoding synaptotagmin-2-like isoform X1, which translates to MRFVSMQHRERRAAEPEEEPKPPPLPPPSHHSHNFINMKNKFFNELGHLPNHKIRMPMWAIGAIVVVVLALVGCFAFCIYKKCLGGKKKAKKVRERKGGRRRVKKEGEEEAGEEQNKEGEAEGEKEFYGKLEYSLDYNFTENQLIVGILQAQDLPAMDIGGTSDPYVKVYMLPDKKKKFETKIQRKNLCPVFNETFIFKIPFNDLAGQTLVLQVFDFDRFGKHDVIGEIKIPMNSIDLGQPIHEWRDLVGGEKEEQEKLGDICISLRYVPTSGKLTVCIMEAKNLKKMDVGGLSDPFVKIVLQHNGKRIKKKKTTVKQNTLNPYFNESFSFEIPFGQIQKVQVLITVYDYDKLGSNDPIGKCWIGFGASGVGLRHWSDMLANPRRPVAQWHTLQPEEEVDAALKAPIR; encoded by the exons ATGCGATTTGTCAGCATGCAGCATCGTGAGCGGAGGGCAGCGGAGCCAGAGGAGGAGCCTAAACCCCCTCCCCTGCCCCCTCCCTCTCATCACTCCCATAACTTTATAAATATGAAGAACAAGTTTTTTAATGAGCTTGGGCACTTACCAA ACCACAAGATCAGAA TGCCCATGTGGGCTATTGGAGCCATAGTTGTGGTTGTGCTTGCCTTGGTAGGCTGCTTTGCTTTCTGCATCTATAAGAAGTGCTTGGGAGGGAAGAAGAAAGCAAAAAAAGTCAGAGAAAGGAAGGGAGGACGCAGAAGGGTGAAAAAGGAGGGAGAGGAAGAAGCAGGAGAG GAACAAAATAAGGAGGGAGAAGCCGAGGGTGAGAAAGAGTTTTATGGAAAGTTGGAGTACTCTCTGGATTATAACTTCACTGAAAATCAG CTCATTGTTGGCATTTTGCAAGCCCAAGACCTTCCTGCCATGGATATAGGTGGAACCTCTGACCCCTATGTCAAAGTTTATATGCTACCAGACAAGAAAAAGAAATTTGAGACTAAAATCCAGCGCAAGAATCTGTGTCCTGTTTTCAATGAGACGTTCATCTTCAAG ATCCCTTTTAATGATCTAGCTGGACAGACCCTGGTCCTGCAGGTGTTTGACTTTGACCGCTTTGGTAAACATGATGTAATTGGAGAGATCAAAATCCCCATGAACAGTATAGATCTGGGCCAGCCCATACATGAATGGAGAGACCTGGTTGGAGGAGAGAAAGAGGAG CAAGAAAAGCTGGGTGACATCTGTATCTCCCTGCGCTATGTGCCCACCTCAGGGAAGCTCACTGTCTGTATCATGGAAGCCAAGAACCTCAAAAAGATGGATGTGGGTGGTTTATCAG ATCCCTTTGTGAAAATAGTGTTGCAACACAATGGAAAGCGTATTAAGAAGAAGAAGACAACCGTTAAGCAGAACACACTGAACCCCTACTTTAATGAGAGCTTCAGCTTTGAAATTCCCTTCGGTCAGATACAG AAGGTCCAGGTGCTGATCACTGTCTATGATTATGATAAACTGGGAAGCAACGATCCGATTGGGAAGTGCTGGATCGGGTTCGGTGCTAGTGGGGTGGGTCTGCGCCATTGGTCAGACATGCTAGCCAATCCCAGACGTCCTGTGGCACAGTGGCACACCCTTCAGCCTGAAGAAGAAGTAGACGCTGCCCTCAAGGCACCTATCCGCTAA